In one Lolium rigidum isolate FL_2022 chromosome 3, APGP_CSIRO_Lrig_0.1, whole genome shotgun sequence genomic region, the following are encoded:
- the LOC124698163 gene encoding asparagine synthetase [glutamine-hydrolyzing] 1: MCGILAVLGCADWSQAKRARVLACSRRLKHRGPDWSGLYQCQGNFLAQQRLAVVSPLSGDQPLYNEDRTVVVVANGEIYNHKKIRKQFAAKHTFTTGSDCEVIIPLYEEYGENFVNMLDGVFAFVLYDTRNNTYMAARDAIGVNPLYIGWGSDGAVWIASEMKALHEDCPKFELFPPGHLYSSAGGGFRRWYNPEWFAELVPATPYQPLVLREAFEKAVIKRLMTDVPFGVLLSGGLDSSLVASVTKRHLIETEAAKKFGTELHSFVVGLENSPDLKAAREVADFLGTIHHEFHFTVQDGIDAIEEVIYHNETYDVTTIRASTPMFLMARKIKALGVKMVLSGEGSDELLGGYLYFHFAPNKEEFHKETCRKVKALHQYDCLRANKATSAWGLEVRVPFLDKEFIDVAMSMDPEWKLYDPDLGRIEKWVMRKAFDDEEQPYLPKHILYRQKEQFSDGVGYSWIDGLKAFTEQQVTDGMMKNAAEVFPYNTPINKEAYYYRMIFERLYPQVINSDNI; encoded by the exons GCTGAAGCACCGTGGACCGGACTGGTCCGGGTTGTACCAGTGCCAGGGCAACTTCCTGGCGCAGCAAAGGCTCGCCGTCGTCTCCCCGCTCTCCGGCGACCAGCCACTCTACAACGAGGACCGCACCGTTGTCGTCGTG GCCAACGGAGAGATCTACAACCACAAGAAGATCCGGAAGCAGTTCGCCGCAAAGCACACCTTCACCACCGGCAGCGACTGCGAGGTCATCATCCCGCTG TATGAGGAGTACGGGGAGAACTTCGTCAACATGCTGGACGGCGTCTTCGCCTTCGTCCTCTACGACACACGCAACAACACCTACATGGCCGCCCGCGACGCCATTGGCGTCAACCCACTCTACATCGGCTGGGGCAGCGACG GCGCCGTCTGGATTGCGTCCGAGATGAAGGCGCTCCACGAGGACTGCCCCAAGTTCGAGCTCTTCCCTCCGGGCCACCTGTActccagcgccggcggcgggttcCGGCGGTGGTACAACCCGGAGTGGTTCGCCGAGCTCGTCCCGGCGACGCCGTACCAGCCCCTCGTGCTCAGAGAGGCATTCGAGAAG GCTGTCATCAAGAGGCTGATGACCGATGTGCCCTTTGGCgtcctcctctccggcggcctcgactCGTCGCTGGTCGCTTCGGTGACCAAGCGCCATCTCATCGAAACTGAAGCCGCCAAGAAGTTTGGAACTGAGCTCCATTCCTTCGTCGTTGGCCTAGAG AACTCACCTGATCTGAAGGCCGCCAGGGAGGTTGCTGACTTTCTTGGAACCATCCATCACGAGTTCCATTTCACTGTCCAG GATGGTATCGACGCCATCGAGGAGGTGATCTATCACAACGAGACATACGACGTGACGACGATACGTGCGAGCACGCCCATGTTTCTCATGGCGCGCAAGATCAAGGCGCTCGGGGTGAAGATGGTGCTGTCCGGGGAAGGCTCCGACGAGCTCCTGGGTGGCTACCTCTACTTTCACTTCGCCCCCAACAAGGAGGAGTTCCACAAGGAGACCTGCCGCAAGGTGAAAGCGCTCCATCAGTATGACTGCTTGCGCGCCAACAAGGCCACATCGGCCTGGGGCCTAGAAGTCCGTGTGCCTTTCCTCGACAAGGAGTTCATCGACGTCGCCATGAGCATGGACCCCGAATGGAAACTG TACGACCCAGATTTGGGCCGCATCGAGAAGTGGGTGATGAGGAAGGCGTTCGACGACGAGGAGCAACCTTACCTGCCCAAG CATATTCTCTACAGGCAGAAGGAGCAGTTCAGTGACGGTGTTGGCTACAGCTGGATCGATGGCCTCAAGGCTTTCACTGAACAGCAG GTGACTGATGGGATGATGAAGAACGCTGCAGAAGTGTTCCCATACAACACGCCCATCAACAAGGAGGCGTACTACTACAGGATGATATTCGAGAGGCTCTACCCTCAGGTGATTAATTCAGACAATATCTAA